In one window of Pseudopipra pipra isolate bDixPip1 chromosome 27, bDixPip1.hap1, whole genome shotgun sequence DNA:
- the ABCA7 gene encoding phospholipid-transporting ATPase ABCA7 isoform X1, translating into MASWGTQLGLLLWKNFTYRRRQRIQLAIEILWPLFLFLILISVRRSHPPFKQHECHFPNKALPSAGTLSWLQGIICNMNNPCFRHPTAGEAPGVVGNFDGSTLSRLLSEARQVLLRSDGQRLLHSFARLLPALRRLRESGNQREALPVREYLREDETFSRFLRTNTSLAPALVDELMGARLSPRIFSLAGIRLPLKALVCNASELGGFLAGGDAASTQRLQRGLCALPGPQLRAMEGSFLSQLDFPRLVAEQLSSDVGGIAGTVEALGTFLRDAASLMEQISSMTSLAELRRELEELRAPNSSTPGAGAFTALSRIACGHPEGGGLRIPSLNWYEDNDVKAFLDRNSSEWRSVASGSSSPFCRELLLSLESNPFSQIFWRGIKPLFVGKILYTPPGPGPDSVMAEVNRTFRELAVLGEVGGAWQELGPRIYTILNSSLEMQVLQELLLAPGTARLLDGFLNGTSWKLPELATFLAGPAAGPGLTWHQVYADVDTVLSTLSQFMECICLDKIEAVATEEQLVARALELLEEQQFWAAVVFQPPINATAPALPPHVHYKIRMDIDDVTRTNKIKDRFWDPGPAADPFSDLRYVWGGFVYVQDLVEQAVVRVQTGAAPRTGVYVQQMPYPCYVDDVFLRVLNRSLPLFMTLAWIYSVAMIIKGVVHEKETRLKETMKTMGLSSGILWLNWFLSSFIPFLLSSALLVLILKLGNILPYSDPAVIFLFLGTFSVATISQCFLISTFFPRANLASACGGIIYFSLYLPYVLCVAWRDYITFPLRVLVSLLSPVAFGFGCDYFSLYEEQGVGIQWHNLGASPVPGDPYNFAVAMGLLLLDASLYGLATWYIEGVFPGQYGIPKPWNFPFLKSYWFGELSSAGHPLCPTSPLTAPQVLVEEPPAQLQPGVSIRNLVKVYGSSGRAAVNGLSLDFYEGQITSFLGHNGAGKTTTMSILTGLLPPTSGTAYILGLDIRSDIDAIRKSMGMCPQHNVLFNILTVEEHVWFYGRLKGLSEQQVQEEMEQLLQDTGLPHKRREQTRNLSGGMQRKLSVAIAFVGGSRVVVLDEPTAGVDPFSRRSIWELLLKYRKGRTIILSTHYMDEAELLGDRTAIISQGRLCCCGSPLFLKARLGTGYHLTLVKRERSGAGGSTGAVPGVTKKDGSDSEHSSDTGLGSERGSEASAVDVAQLSALIQKLVPGSRLVEDIGHEVLFVLPYSGARDGAFGELFRELDARLGELGVSSYGISDTTLEEIFLKVAEDTGLDTDTAGTRRGAAPGELGDTDVADGELAKGARRAEEPRETDLLRGAAGRACGRVRGWALVCRQLRALFTKRMLHARRSTRGFFAQIVLPAVFVCIALLFSLIVPPFGKYPPLQLQPWMYGQQFTFFSNDAPGDPDTARLLDALLAEPGFGTKCMREAGQTRGPCPPASHPDGFSAPSAPPSLLDALWRRNWTQAEPSPPCQCSGPGAHRMLPECPEGAGGLPPPQVQRGTGDILQNLTGRNISDYLVKTYPQIIRQELRNKKWVNEQRYGGFSLGAGGSQALPSAAEVDRAVLELRALLNITPGSPWDRLLAKVSRFIEGLDARRNIKVWFNNKGWHAMVSFLNVASNGLLRARLPPGTDPTRFGITATNHPLNLTKEQLSEAALMATSVDVLVSICVIFAMSFVPASFVVFLIEERVSKAKHLQFVSGMKPLTYWLGNFAWDMCNYLVPALLVILIFLCFQQKSYVSSDNLPSLVLLLLLYGWSITPLMYPASFLFSIPSTAYVALTCINLFIGINGSVATFVLELFVDQNLNDINRVLKKVFLIFPHFCLGRGLIDMVKNQAMADAFERFGDRRFVSPLSWDLAGKNMFAMAVEGIVFFLFTLLLQYRFFLRLGPRAPELPSLGDEDRDVARERARVGSSPPQGHLLLLKDLTKVYRRRKAPAVDRLCVAIPPGECFGLLGVNGAGKTSTFKMLTGDTEVTLGEAWLKGHSVLTDLQSVHQHMGYCPQFDAITDLLTGREHLEFYSRLRGVPEEETPRVAQWGITALGLGPHADRPAGKYSGGNKRKLSTAIALLGCPPVVFLDEPTTGMDPQARRFLWERILGVIRDGRSVVLTSHSMEECEALCTRMAIMVNGRFRCLGSVQHLKNRFGDGYTVVVRAGGPGPAAVQALLQRHFPAIVLRERHGGLLRYHLPARAAPLAAVFSLLAAHRGPCHIEDYSVSQTTLDQVFVHFAQEQSDGDPGEAVAPGQDVAPSPGRRLSTFLEDESYQESAV; encoded by the exons TGGGGCacccagctggggctgctgctctggaaGAACTTCACCTACCGCCGGCGGCAGCGG ATCCAGCTGGCCATCGAGATCCTGTggcccctcttcctcttcctcatcctgATCTCGGTGCGACGATCTCACCCACCCTTCAAGCAGCATGAGT GCCACTTCCCCAACAAGGCACTGCCTTCGGCAGGGACCCTGTCCTGGCTCCAGGGCATCATCTGCAACATGAACAACCCCTGCTTCCGACACCCCACGGCGGGAGAGGCCCCCGGCGTGGTGGGCAACTTCGACGGCTCCAC CCTCTCCCGCCTCCTGTCCGAAGCCCGGCAGGTCCTGCTCCGCTCTGACGGGCAGCGGCTCCTGCACAGCTTTGCCcggctcctgcctgccctgcgCCGGCTCCGGGAGAGCGGGAACCAGCGGGAGG ccctgccagtgaGGGAATACCTGAGAGAGGACGAGACCTTCTCACGGTTCCTGCGGACCAACACGTCTCTGGCCCCGGCGCTGGTGGATGAGCTGATGGGGGCTCGGCTCAGCCCCCGCATT TTCTCCCTGGCGGGCATTCGCCTCCCACTGAAGGCCCTGGTCTGCAATGCCTCGGAGCTGGGGGGATTCCTGGCGGGGGGTGACGCCGCTTCCACCCAGCGCCTGCAGCGAgggctctgtgccctgcctggcccCCAGCTCCGTGCCATGGAGggctccttcctctcccagttGGACTTCCCACGGCTCGTGGCG GAACAGCTGAGCTCAGACGTGGGTGGAATTGCTGGCACCGTGGAAGCCTTGGGCACCTTCCTGCGGGATGCAGCATCCCTGATGGAGCAG ATCTCCTCCATGACCAGCCTGGCTGAGCTGCGGCGGGAGCTTGAGGAACTGAGGGCCCCCAACAGCAGCACCCCCGGTGCGGGCGCGTTCACAGCCCTGTCACGCATCGCCTGCGGTCACCCCGAGGGCGGGGGGCTcaggatcccctccctcaactggTACGAGGACAACGACGTCAAAGCCTTCCTGGACCGCAACAGCTCGGAGTGGAGATCAGTGGCCTCgggcagcagca gTCCCTTCTGCCGGGAGCTGCTCCTCAGCCTGGAGTCCAACCCCTTCTCACAGATCTTCTGGAGGGGCATCAAGCCCCTCTTCGTGGGCAAGATCCTGTACACACCACCCGGGCCCGGCCCCGACAGCGTCATGGCCGAG GTGAATCGGACCTTCCgggagctggcagtgctgggggaggtggggggcgcctggcaggagctgggaccCCGGATCTACACCATCCTCAACAGCAGCCTGGAGATGCAGGTGCTCCAG gagctgctgctggccccGGGCACAGCCCGGCTCCTGGATGGGTTCCTCAATGGCACCTCCTGGAAGCTGCCAGAACTGGCCACGTTCCTGGCAGGGCCGGCAGCCGGGCCAGGGCTCACCTGGCACCAGGTGTACGCTGATGTGGACACGGTCCTGAGCACCCTGTCGCAGTTCATGGAG TGCATCTGCCTGGACAAGATCGAGGCGGTGGCCACCGAGGAGCAGCTGGTTGCCCgggccctggagctgctggaggagcagcagtttTGGGCAGCCGTGGTCTTCCAGCCTCCCATCAATGCCACGGCCCCTGCGCTGCCCCCCCATGTCCACTACAAGATCCGCATGGACATCGACGATGTCACGAGGACCAACAAGATCAAGGACAG GTTTTGGGACCCAGGCCCCGCAGCTGACCCCTTCAGCGACCTGCGCTACGTCTGGGGGGGCTTTGTCTACGTGCAGGACCTGGTGGAGCAGGCGGTGGTGCGGGTGCAGACCGGGGCTGCCCCACGGACAGGGGTCTATGTCCAGCAAATGCCCTATCCCTGCTACGTGGATGATGT GTTCCTGCGGGTCCTGAACCGCTCGCTGCCCCTCTTCATGACGCTGGCCTGGATCTACTCGGTGGCCATGATCATCAAGGGGGTAGTGCACGAAAAGGAGACACGTCTCAAGGAGACCATGAAGACCATGGGGCTAAGCAGTGGGATCCTCTGGCTCAACTGGTTCCTCAGCAGCTTCATCCCCTTCCTCCTCAGTTCTGCCCTCCTCGTCCTCATCCTCAAG CTGGGAAACATCCTGCCCTACAGCGACCCGGCcgtcatcttcctcttcctcggcACCTTCTCGGTGGCCACCATCAGCCAGTGCTTCCTCATCAGCACCTTCTTCCCCCGCGCCAACCTGGCCTCGGCGTGCGGCGGCATCATCTACTTCTCCCTGTACCTGCCCTACGTGCTGTGCGTCGCCTGGCGCGACTACATCACCTTCCCGCTGCGCGTGCTCGTG AGCCTGCTGTCCCCCGTGGCCTTTGGCTTCGGCTGCGATTACTTCTCCCTCTATGAAGAGCAGGGAGTGGGCATCCAGTGGCACAACCTGggtgccagccctgtgccaggagACCCCTACAACTTCGCGGTGGccatggggctgctgctgctggacgCCAGCCTGTATGGCCTGGCCACCTGGTACATCGAGGGCGTCTTCCCAG GTCAGTATGGGATCCCCAAGCCCTGGAATTTCCCCTTCCTGAAGAGCTACTGGTTTGGAGAGTTGTCCTCAGCTgggcaccccctgtgccccaccAGCCCCCTCACTGCACCCCAAG TGCTGGTGGAGGAGCCgcctgcccagctccagcccgGCGTCTCCATCCGCAACCTGGTGAAGGTTTATGGCAGCAGTGGCCGCGCGGCCGTCAACGGGCTGAGCCTGGACTTCTACGAGGGGCAGATCACGTCCTTCCTGGGCCACAATGGCGCCGGGAAGACCACCACCAT GTCCATCCTGACTGGCCTCCTGCCCCCCACCTCGGGCACTGCCTATATCCTGGGCTTGGACATCCGCTCTGACATCGACGCCATCCGCAAATCCATGGGGATGTGTCCCCAGCACAACGTGCTCTTTAACAT CCTGACGGTGGAGGAGCACGTCTGGTTCTACGGGCGGCTGAAGGGGCTCTCGGAGCAGCAggtgcaggaggagatggagcagctgctccaggacaCGGGGCTGCCCCACAAGCGCCGGGAGCAGACCAGGAACCTCTCGG GCGGGATGCAGCGGAAGCTCTCGGTGGCCATCGCCTTCGTGGGCGGCTCCCGGGTGGTCGTCCTGGACGAGCCCACAGCCGGCGTCGACCCCTTCTCCCGCCGCAGcatctgggagctgctgctcaagTACCGCAAAG gccgCACCATCATCCTGTCCACCCACTACATGGACGAGGCGGAGCTGCTCGGGGACCGCACGGCCATCATCTCGCAGGGCCGGCTCTGCTGCTGCGGGTCCCCCCTCTTcctcaaggccaggctgggcacCGGGTACCACCTCACCCTGGTGAAGCGGGAGCGAAGCGGGGCAGGTGGTAGCACCGGTGCTGTCCCCGGTGTCACCAAAAAG GACGGCAGTGACTCGGAGCACAGCAGCGACACGGGCCTGGGCAGCGAGCGGGGCAGCGAGGCCAGCGCCGTGG ATGTGGCCCAGCTGTCTGCACTGATCCAGAAGCTGGTGCCCGGCTCCCGGCTGGTGGAGGACATTGGGCACGAGGTGCTCTTTGTCCTGCCCTACAGCGGGGCCCGGGACGGGGCCTTCGGGGAGCTGTTCCGAGAGCTGGATGCGCGCCTGGGGGAACTGGGAGTCTCCAGCTACGGCATCTCCGACACCACCCTGGAAGAG ATCTTCCTGAAGGTGGCTGAGGACACGGGGCTGGACACTGACACTGCAG GcaccaggagaggagcagctcccgGCGAGCTGGGGGACACAGATGTGGCCGATGGGGAGCTGG CCAAAGGAGCCCGGCGAG cgGAGGAGCCCCGGGAGACAGACCTGctgcggggggcggcggggcgggcctGCGGCAGGGTGAGGGGCTGGGCGCTCGTCTGCCGCCAGCTCCGCGCCCTCTTCACCAAGAGGATGCTCCACGCTCGGCGCAGCACCCGCGGCTTCTTCGCACAG ATCGTCCTCCCCGCCGTCTTCGTCTGCATCGCGCTGCTCTTCAGCCTCATCGTGCCGCCCTTCGGGAAGTACCCGCcgctgcagctccagccctggatgTACGGGCAGCAGTTCACCTTCTTCAG CAACGACGCCCCGGGGGACCCCGACACCGCCCGGCTGCTGGACGCGCTCCTGGCCGAGCCCGGCTTCGGCACCAAGTGTATGAGGGAGGCGGGGCAGAC GAGGGGGCCGTGCCCACCAGCTTCCCACCCCGATGGCTTCTcggccccctcagcccccccgtCCCTGCTGGACGCGCTGTGGCGCCGGAACTGGACACAGGCTGAGCCGTCCCCGCCGTGCCAGTGCAGTGGCCCGGGGGCACACAGGATGCTGCCCGAGTGTCCCgagggggccggggggctcCCTCCGCCCCAG GTGCAGAGGGGCACAGGGGACATCCTGCAGAACCTGACGGGCAGGAACATCTCTGACTACCTGGTGAAGACCTACCCCCAGATCATCCGGCAGGA GCTGAGGAACAAGAAGTGGGTGAACGAGCAGAG GTACGGTGGTTTCTCCCTGGGAGCCGGCGGCTCCCAggccctgccctcagcagcaGAGGTGGATCGGGCGGTGCTGGAGCTCCGGGCACTGCTCAACATCACCCCG ggcagcccctgggaTCGGCTCCTGGCCAAGGTCAGCCGCTTCATCGAGGGTTTGGACGCCCGCAGGAACATCAAG GTCTGGTTCAACAACAAGGGCTGGCATGCCATGGTCTCCTTCCTCAACGTGGCCAGCAACGGGCTGCTGCGTGCCCGGCTGCCCCCCGGCACCGACCCCACGCGCTTCGGCATCACGGCCACCAACCACCCCCTCAACCTCACCAAGGAGCAGCTCTCCGAGGCCGCCCT gatggccaCCTCCGTGGACGTGCTGGTCTCCATCTGCGTGATCTTCGCCATGTCCTTCGTCCCGGCCAGCTTCGTCGTCTTCCTCATCGAGGAGCGGGTCAGCAAGGCCAAGCACCTGCAGTTTGTCAGCGGGATGAAGCCCCTCACCTACTGGCTGGGCAACTTCGCCTGGGACATG TGCAACTACCTGGTCCCCGCGCTGCTGGtcatcctcatcttcctctgcttccagcagaAATCCTACGTGTCCTCGGACAACCTGccctccctggtgctgctgctgctgctctacGG CTGGTCCATCACCCCCCTGATGTACCCAGCCTCCTTTCTCTTcagcatccccagcactgcctaTGTGGCCCTGACCTGCATCAACCTCTTCATTGGCATCAATGGCAGCGTGGCCACCTTCGTGCTGGAGCTCTTTGTGGACCAG AACCTCAATGACATCAACCGTGTCCTGAAGAAGGTTTTCCTCATCTTTCCCCACTTCTGCCTGGGCCGAGGCCTCATTGACATGGTGAAGAACCAGGCGATGGCCGATGCCTTCGAGAGGTTTG GGGACAGGCGCTTCGTGTCCCCCCTCTCCTGGGACCTGGCAGGGAAGAACATGTTCGCCATGGCCGTCGAGGGCATCGTCTTCTTCCTCTTCACCCTCCTGCTGCAGTACCGCTTCTTCCTGCGGCTGGG GCCACGGGCTCCGGAGCTGCCCTCGCTGGGGGACGAGGACCGGGACGTGGCCAGGGAGCGGGCGAGGGTGGGCAGCAGCCCCCCCCAGGgccacctcctgctgctgaaggacCTGACCAAG GTGTACCGGCGCAGGAAGGCTCCGGCCGTGGACCGGCTCTGCGTGGCCATCCCCCCCGGGGAG TGCTTTGGCCTCCTGGGGGTGAACGGTGCTGGGAAGACGTCGACCttcaagatgctgacgggggaCACGGAGGTGACGCTGGGGGAGGCCTGGCTGAAGGGGCACAG tGTGCTCACCGACCTCCAGTCTGTCCACCAGCACATGGGTTACTGTCCCCAGTTCGATGCCATCACAGACCTGCTGACAGGGCGGGAGCACCTGGAGTTCTACAGTCGCCTGCGTGGGGTCCCAGAGGAGGAGACCCCCAGG GTGGCTCAGTGGGGCATCAccgcgctggggctggggccgcACGCGGACCGGCCCGCGGGCAAGTACAGCGGGGGCAACAAACGCAAGCTCTCCACGGCCATCGCCCTCCTCGGCTGCCCCCCCGTCGTCTTCCTG GATGAGCCCACGACGGGGATGGACCCACAAGCCCGGCGGTTCCTGTGGGAGCGCATCCTGGGCGTCATCCGGGACGGCCGGTCCGTGGTGCTCACGTCCCACAG CATGGAGGAGTGCGAGGCGCTCTGCACCAGGATGGCCATCATGGTCAACGGCCGGTTCCGCTGCCTGGGCAGTGTCCAGCACCTCAAGAACAG GTTTGGGGACGGGTACACGGTGGTGGTGCGggcgggcggccccggcccggcggcgGTGCAGGCCCTGCTGCAGCGGCACTTCCCCGCCATCGTGCTGCGGGAGCGGCACGGGGGGCTGCTGCGGTACCACCtgcccgcccgcgccgcccccctGGCCGCCGTCTTCAGCCTCCTGGCCGCCCACCGCGGCCCCTGCCACATCGAGGACTACTCCGTGTCCCAGACCACCCTCGACCAG GTCTTCGTGCACTTTGCCCAGGAGCAGAGCGACGGGGATCCGGGGGAGGCCGTGGCACCAGGGCAGGATGtggcccccagccctgggaggaggCTGAGCACGTTCCTGGAGGACGAGAGCTACCAGGAGAGCGCTGTCTGA